In Monodelphis domestica isolate mMonDom1 chromosome 3, mMonDom1.pri, whole genome shotgun sequence, the following proteins share a genomic window:
- the SLC30A5 gene encoding proton-coupled zinc antiporter SLC30A5, with translation MEEKYSSHALSGGGSLGPVDVPSARFTKYIVLLCFTKFLKALGLFESYDLLKVVHIVQFIFILKLGSAFFMVLFQKPFSSGKTITKHQWIKIFKHAVAGCIISLLWFFGLTLCGPLRTLLLFEHSDIVVISLLTVLFTSSGGGPAKTRGAAFFIIAVICLLFFDNDDLMAKIAEHPEGHHDSALTHMLYTVIAFLGVADHKGGVLLLVLALCCKVGFHTASRKLSLDVGGAKRLQALSHLVSVLLFCPWVIILSVTTESKVESWSALIMPFTTVIFFVVVLDFYVDSICSVKMEVSKSARYVSFLICISALLFGNFWTHPITDQLRAMNKPAHQESTEHVLSGGVVVSAVFFILSANILASPSKRGQKGTLVGYSPEGTPLYNFMGDALQHSSQSVPRFIKESLKQILEESDSRHIFYFLCLNLVFTFVELFYGVLTNSLGLISDGFHMLFDCSALVMGLFAALVSRWKATRIFSYGYGRIEILSGFINGLFLMVIAFFLFVESVARLIDPPELDTYMLAPVSVGGLIVNLIGVCAFSHAHGHVHGGSQGVCHSHDHGHSHHGHSHGHNHSHSDHGHSHGHGHSHGSSGGGMNANMRGVFLHILADTLGSIGVIVSTILIEQFGWFFADPLCSLFIAVLIFLSVIPLIKDACQVLLLRLPPENEKEINIALEKIQKIEGLISYRDPHFWRHSANIVAGTIHIQVMSDVLEQRIVQQVTGVLKDAGVNNLTVQVEKEAYFQHMSGLSTGFHDVLAMTKQMESMKYYKDGTYIM, from the exons ATTCACTAAATACATTGTATTGCTATGTTTCACTAAGTTTCTAAAGGCTTTGGGACTTTTTGAATCATATGATCTCTTGAAAGTAGTTCACATTGTACAGTTCATCTTTATATTAAAACTTGG GTCTGCATTTTTCATGGTTTTGTTTCAAAAGCCATTTTCCTCTGGGAAAACTATTACAAAACACCAG TGGatcaaaatatttaaacatgCTGTTGCTGGGTGTATCATTTCACTTTTATGGTTTTTTGGCCTCACTCTCTGTGGACCATTAAg gaCTTTGCTGCTCTTTGAACACAGTGACATTGTTGTCATCTCACTACTAACTGTTTTGTTCACTAGTTCTGGAGGAGGACCAGCAAAG ACAAGAGGAGCTGCTTTTTTCATCATTGCTGTGatctgtttattgttttttgataatGATGATCTTATGGCTAAAATTGCAGAACACC CTGAAGGACATCATGACAGTGCTCTGACCCATATGCTTTACACAGTCATCGCTTTCTTAGGTGTTGCAGATCACAAG GGTGGAGTATTATTGCTCGTGTTGGCCTTATGCTGTAAGGTTGGCTTTCATACAGCTTCCAGAAAGCTCTCTTTAGATGTGGGTGGAGCCAAACGTCTTCAAGCCTTATCTCATCTtgtttctgtgcttcttttttgCCCATGGGTCATCATCCTTTCTGTGACAACTGAG agTAAAGTAGAATCTTGGTCCGCTCTCATCATGCCTTTCACAAcagttattttttttgttgtggtCTTGGATTTCTATGTGGATTCAATCTGTTCCGTCAAAATGGAAGTTTCCAAGAGTGCCCGCTATGTATCTTTTCTTATTTGCATTAGCGCTCTGCTTTTTGGAAATTTTTGGACCCATCCAATAACTGACCAACTTCGAGCTATGAATAAACCAGCACATCAGGAGAGCACTGAACATGTCCTTTCTGGAGGAGTGGTAGTGAGTGCTGTATTCTTCATTTTGT CTGCTAACATCCTAGCTTCTCCCTCTAAGAGAGGACAGAAGGGTACTCTTGTTGGCTATTCTCCTGAAGGAACTCCTCTGTATAACTTCATGGGTGATGCTTTACAACACAGCTCTCAGTCGGTCCCTAGGTTTATTAAAGAATCACTGAAGCAGATACTTGAGGAGAGTGATTCTAGACACATCTTTTACTTCTTGTGCCTGAATTTG GTCTTCACCTTCGTGGAGTTGTTCTACGGCGTGCTGACCAACAGCCTGGGCCTGATCTCGGACGGGTTTCACATGCTCTTCGACTGCTCCGCTCTAGTGATGGGGCTTTTTGCAGCGCTCGTAAGCAGGTGGAAAGCGACCCGCATCTTCTCCTATGG ATATGGCAGAATAGAAATTCTCTCTGGTTTCATTAATGGACTTTTTCTAATGGTAATAGCTTTTTTCTTGTTTGTGGAGTCAGTGGCTAGATTGATAGATCCTCCAGAATTAGACACATACATGTTAGCG CCTGTCTCGGTTGGAGGATTGATAGTAAACCTTATTGGTGTGTGTGCCTTTAGCCATGCCCATGGCCATGTCCATGGAGGTTCTCAAGGAGTGTGTCACTCACATGATCACGGCCATTCACATCATGGACACAGTCATGGCCATAATCATTCTCACAGTGACCATGGGCATAGTCATGGCCATGGACACTCCCATGGATCTTCAGGAGGAGGCATGAATGCTAACATGAGAG gtgtatttttacatattttggcaGACACGCTTGGCAGTATTGGGGTGATTGTATCCACAATTCTCATAGAACAGTTTGGCTGGTTCTTTGCTGATCCTCTCTGCTCTCTTTTTATTGCTGTATTAATTTTTCTCAGTGTTATTCCACTGATTAAAGATGCCTGTCAAGTATTACTTCTGAGGTTGCCtccagaaaatgaaaaagagataaaCATTGCCTTAGAAAAG ATTCAGAAAATTGAAGGTTTAATATCCTACAGAGACCCTCATTTTTGGCGTCATTCTGCCAATATTGTGGCTGGAACAATTCATATACAGGTGATGTCAGATGTACTAGAACAGCGAATTGTACAACAG GTTACAGGAGTGCTTAAAGATGCTGGAGTGAACAATTTGACAGTCCAGGTGGAAAAAGAAGCTTACTTTCAACACATGTCTGGGCTAAGCACAGGATTTCATGATGTCCTGGCTATGACAAAACAAATGGAATCCATGAAGTACTACAAAGATGGCACTTACATCATGTGA